The following proteins come from a genomic window of Rhizobium sp. 007:
- a CDS encoding isovaleryl-CoA dehydrogenase: MYSGGLNFALGDEIESLRESVRRFASGRIAPLAAETDRSNNFPAPLWREMGDMGLLGITADDAYGGAGLGYLAHCVAMEEISRASASVGLSYGAHSNLCVNQINRNGNDAQKSRYLPKLISGEHVGALAMSEPDAGSDVVSMKLKAEKRGDRYLLNGNKMWITNGPDADLLVVYAKTDPEAGPRGITAFLVEKTFQGFATGQKLDKLGMRGSNTCELIFRDCEVPEENVLGAIGDGVKILMSGLDYERVVLSAGPLGIMAACVDLVLPYLHERKQFGRAIGEFQLMQAKLADMYVTLNTARAYVYAVAAACDRGETTRKDAAGCILYAAEKATGMALEAIQALGGNGYTNDYAAGRLLRDAKLYEIGAGTSEIRRMLIGRELFAETA; this comes from the coding sequence ATGTATTCAGGTGGGTTGAATTTCGCACTCGGCGACGAGATCGAATCCTTGCGCGAAAGTGTCAGGCGGTTTGCGAGTGGACGCATTGCGCCACTAGCGGCAGAGACCGATCGCAGTAACAATTTTCCAGCACCGCTCTGGCGGGAGATGGGAGATATGGGCCTGCTCGGCATCACGGCGGACGACGCTTATGGCGGCGCGGGTCTCGGTTATCTTGCCCATTGCGTCGCCATGGAGGAGATCAGCCGCGCCTCGGCCTCGGTCGGCTTGAGCTATGGGGCGCATTCCAACCTCTGCGTCAATCAGATCAACCGCAACGGCAATGACGCGCAAAAGAGCCGCTATCTGCCCAAGCTTATCTCGGGCGAACATGTCGGCGCACTCGCCATGTCGGAGCCGGATGCCGGTTCGGATGTCGTTTCGATGAAGCTCAAGGCCGAAAAGCGCGGCGATCGATATCTCCTGAACGGCAACAAGATGTGGATCACCAACGGTCCGGATGCCGATCTGCTCGTGGTCTATGCCAAGACCGACCCTGAGGCCGGACCGCGCGGCATCACGGCGTTCCTTGTCGAGAAGACCTTCCAGGGGTTTGCCACAGGCCAGAAACTCGACAAGCTTGGAATGCGGGGTTCGAACACTTGCGAGCTGATCTTTCGAGATTGCGAAGTGCCCGAGGAGAACGTGCTGGGCGCAATCGGCGACGGCGTGAAGATACTGATGTCAGGCCTGGATTACGAACGCGTGGTGCTTTCGGCCGGTCCCCTCGGCATCATGGCGGCTTGCGTGGATCTTGTTCTGCCCTATCTGCATGAACGCAAGCAGTTCGGCCGGGCGATCGGCGAATTCCAGTTGATGCAGGCCAAGCTCGCCGACATGTATGTGACGCTGAATACGGCGCGCGCCTATGTTTATGCCGTGGCGGCGGCCTGCGACCGCGGCGAGACGACCCGCAAGGACGCTGCAGGTTGCATTCTGTATGCAGCGGAAAAGGCAACTGGCATGGCGCTCGAAGCGATCCAGGCGCTTGGCGGCAATGGCTATACCAATGATTATGCCGCAGGGCGGCTCTTGAGGGACGCTAAGCTCTACGAGATCGGCGCCGGAACCTCCGAAATCCGGCGAATGCTGATCGGACGCGAGCTCTTTGCGGAGACGGCATGA
- a CDS encoding hydroxyacid dehydrogenase — MAYDERPLAISAPEPRTLDLIFTDEARKLLHAKYQIIEADPENVAGLGDDVLGKARYIIGQPPLSVGTLARMPELRCVLNVESNLINNMPYEILFQRGIHVVTTGQVFAEPVAEIGLGFALSLARGIVDQDLAFRKGRELWGGEGNASSRLISGSEIGIIGFGDLGKALRRVLCGFRATIRVFDPWLPRSILEEHGVEAASLREVLTESDFVFVVAAVTSENKQFLNAEAFASMRPGSAFILLSRADVVDFDALMAAVASGHIVAASDVYPEEPLPLDHPVRSLKGFIRSAHRAGALDGAFKKMGDMVLEDMDLMDRGLPPMRCKRAERETVSRMRSKGVKIN; from the coding sequence ATGGCATATGACGAGCGGCCACTGGCGATCAGTGCACCGGAACCGCGCACGCTCGATCTGATCTTTACCGACGAGGCGCGAAAACTGTTGCACGCCAAATATCAGATCATCGAGGCCGATCCGGAGAATGTCGCCGGGCTCGGCGATGACGTTCTCGGCAAGGCGCGTTACATCATCGGCCAGCCGCCGTTGTCGGTCGGGACCTTGGCGCGCATGCCCGAATTACGCTGCGTGCTGAACGTCGAAAGCAATCTCATCAACAACATGCCTTATGAAATCCTCTTCCAGCGCGGCATTCACGTCGTCACAACGGGACAGGTCTTTGCCGAACCCGTGGCGGAAATCGGTCTGGGTTTTGCACTTTCGCTCGCGCGCGGCATCGTCGACCAGGACTTGGCTTTTCGTAAAGGCAGAGAGCTTTGGGGCGGAGAGGGCAATGCAAGTTCCCGACTGATTTCAGGCTCCGAGATCGGCATCATCGGCTTCGGCGATCTCGGCAAGGCGCTCCGGCGGGTGCTTTGCGGTTTCCGGGCGACGATCCGGGTCTTCGATCCCTGGCTGCCGCGCTCCATCCTGGAGGAGCACGGCGTCGAGGCGGCGAGCCTAAGAGAGGTGCTAACCGAGAGCGATTTCGTTTTTGTCGTTGCGGCTGTGACCAGTGAGAACAAGCAATTCCTTAACGCTGAGGCGTTTGCCAGCATGCGGCCCGGCTCGGCGTTCATCCTGCTCAGTCGGGCCGATGTCGTCGATTTCGATGCGCTGATGGCGGCCGTCGCATCGGGCCATATCGTTGCGGCAAGCGACGTGTATCCCGAAGAGCCGTTGCCGCTTGACCATCCGGTGCGCAGTTTGAAGGGGTTCATCCGCTCCGCCCATCGTGCCGGTGCACTCGACGGTGCCTTCAAGAAGATGGGCGACATGGTGTTGGAGGACATGGACCTGATGGACCGCGGTTTGCCGCCCATGCGGTGCAAGCGGGCCGAGCGTGAGACCGTTTCGCGCATGCGCTCGAAGGGCGTGAAGATCAATTGA